A portion of the Corynebacterium rouxii genome contains these proteins:
- a CDS encoding TIGR01777 family oxidoreductase: protein MSLHTSHVIPAPRIDVWEWHTRPGAVFRLTPPFLPLRPIEQATSLAKGTTVFALPAGLRWEARHDLSGYIRHHRFTDVCINAPVKSLASWRHIHDFTDHPSGTLITDTVHTRAPRTTLSPAFAYRQHQLINDIQAQQRFNELTRNNPTESTPLTIGLTGSRGLVGRALTAQLTTLGHTVVQLVRGKSKPHQRHWDPAHPASNLLEGLDALIHLAGEPILGRFNDSHKAEIRDSRIEPTRQLSQLVQKSSTCHTMVSASAIGYYGHARGDEILDEGSAQGDDFLASVCEDWEAASRTDATSNKRIVNIRTGVVMSGRGGMLPVLKAVFSVGLGGPFRGSNPWMSWIAIDDLCDIYIHAVLNPKLSGAINAVAPNPIKNQDFVDVLAKELKRPAKMTIPSLGPAILLGQQGAKELALADQRVQPRVLNNLNYHFRYVDIRSCLAHELGGENLLDI from the coding sequence ATGAGTCTTCACACAAGCCATGTCATCCCAGCACCACGTATAGATGTATGGGAATGGCATACCCGACCCGGAGCAGTATTTAGGCTTACTCCTCCTTTTTTGCCTCTACGCCCCATTGAACAAGCAACCTCATTAGCCAAAGGAACAACAGTTTTTGCGTTGCCGGCTGGATTACGATGGGAAGCTCGTCACGATCTCAGCGGGTATATACGGCATCATCGTTTTACGGATGTATGCATTAATGCCCCAGTGAAGTCTTTGGCTTCATGGCGCCACATACACGACTTTACTGATCACCCCAGTGGCACCCTTATCACTGATACAGTGCACACGCGTGCACCACGCACTACCTTATCTCCAGCCTTTGCATATCGTCAGCATCAGCTCATCAATGATATTCAGGCGCAGCAACGATTCAATGAATTGACAAGAAATAATCCCACTGAATCGACGCCGTTAACTATTGGACTCACCGGTTCTCGTGGGCTCGTCGGGCGAGCACTCACAGCACAGTTAACCACCCTTGGCCATACTGTCGTTCAACTTGTACGCGGCAAATCCAAACCGCATCAGCGTCATTGGGATCCTGCACACCCAGCCTCAAATCTACTTGAGGGCCTCGATGCCTTAATTCATCTTGCCGGGGAACCCATCTTGGGACGGTTCAATGATTCACACAAAGCCGAGATTCGAGACTCTCGGATTGAACCTACTCGGCAGTTATCCCAATTAGTTCAAAAAAGCAGTACCTGCCACACGATGGTGTCCGCCTCTGCGATTGGATACTACGGACATGCGCGTGGAGACGAGATTCTTGATGAGGGATCCGCTCAAGGTGACGACTTCCTAGCCAGTGTGTGCGAGGACTGGGAAGCAGCCAGCCGCACGGATGCGACCTCAAATAAGCGTATCGTCAACATTCGGACGGGTGTGGTAATGAGCGGTCGTGGCGGAATGCTTCCGGTTCTTAAAGCTGTGTTTTCTGTAGGACTTGGTGGACCATTTCGCGGCAGCAATCCGTGGATGTCATGGATTGCTATTGACGATCTCTGCGATATTTATATTCATGCTGTGCTTAATCCAAAGCTTTCAGGTGCTATCAATGCAGTAGCCCCTAATCCAATCAAAAATCAAGATTTTGTCGATGTACTTGCGAAAGAGCTCAAGCGGCCGGCAAAAATGACGATTCCATCTTTAGGTCCAGCAATTCTGCTCGGCCAACAGGGGGCAAAGGAATTAGCCTTAGCGGATCAACGCGTCCAACCACGTGTTTTAAACAATTTGAACTACCACTTTCGCTATGTCGATATTCGTAGTTGCCTGGCGCACGAACTCGGCGGCGAAAACCTTCTCGATATTTAA
- the nusB gene encoding transcription antitermination factor NusB, translating to MNPEDENTSQSKKQAAELKSQETRSSWKRRGSRYKARRRAVDILFEAEMRDIDPVAIVEDRVVLSRLNGTDVNQVPSYTKEIVSGAAMELDRIDELIAAHLAEDWSLERIMTVDRAILRVSVWELIFNPDVPLATAIIEGVELASEYSTDVSPAYVHALLDSIAKNIDEYRSGSVTPVENSEAEAADSPVAESIEENLQ from the coding sequence GTGAACCCTGAAGATGAAAATACCTCTCAGTCGAAAAAACAGGCTGCGGAATTGAAGTCTCAAGAGACTAGGTCTTCTTGGAAACGTCGTGGTAGCCGCTACAAAGCGCGTCGGCGTGCGGTAGATATTCTTTTTGAAGCAGAAATGCGGGATATCGATCCCGTTGCCATCGTCGAAGACCGAGTTGTGCTTTCGCGGCTAAACGGGACAGACGTGAATCAAGTTCCTAGCTACACTAAAGAAATTGTTTCTGGTGCAGCTATGGAGCTGGACCGAATCGATGAATTGATTGCAGCCCATTTGGCCGAGGATTGGTCGTTGGAACGAATCATGACTGTTGATCGCGCAATCCTTCGCGTCAGTGTCTGGGAATTGATCTTCAACCCCGATGTTCCTTTGGCTACCGCAATTATCGAAGGCGTAGAACTAGCGAGTGAATATTCAACGGATGTATCGCCAGCATATGTTCACGCGCTTCTCGACAGTATCGCTAAGAATATTGACGAATACCGCTCCGGCTCGGTGACACCTGTTGAAAACAGCGAAGCCGAAGCGGCTGATTCTCCGGTTGCAGAATCAATCGAAGAAAACTTACAGTAG
- the efp gene encoding elongation factor P → MATTADFKNGLVLKIDNKLQQIIEFQHVKPGKGPAFVRTKLKDVVSGKVTDKTFNAGVKVETATVDRRDMTYLYNDGSSYVVMDEKTFEQAELAPHIFGDAARFLLENTTVQVSFHEGEPLFAELPISLDLRIEHTDPGLQGDRSTGGTKPATLETGAEIQVPLFIETGNVVKVDTRDGSYLSRVNN, encoded by the coding sequence GTGGCAACTACTGCCGATTTTAAAAATGGTCTTGTCCTCAAGATTGACAACAAGCTCCAGCAGATTATTGAGTTCCAGCACGTCAAGCCCGGTAAAGGCCCTGCATTCGTGCGTACAAAGCTGAAGGATGTTGTCTCCGGAAAAGTCACCGATAAAACCTTTAACGCTGGTGTCAAAGTTGAAACGGCAACCGTTGATCGCCGTGATATGACTTACCTGTACAACGATGGATCCTCTTACGTTGTCATGGATGAAAAGACCTTTGAACAGGCGGAGCTGGCTCCTCACATCTTCGGTGATGCTGCTCGTTTCCTTCTAGAGAACACCACTGTTCAGGTATCTTTCCACGAGGGTGAGCCTTTGTTTGCTGAACTGCCAATCTCTCTCGATCTTCGCATTGAGCACACCGATCCCGGCCTTCAGGGCGATCGTTCTACTGGTGGTACGAAGCCAGCAACTCTTGAGACTGGTGCTGAGATTCAGGTCCCACTGTTCATCGAGACTGGAAATGTGGTTAAGGTGGATACCCGCGACGGTTCCTACCTATCTCGCGTAAACAACTAA
- a CDS encoding aminopeptidase P family protein, producing the protein MPLADTRFLQRRRALSTQLAAKRIDAMLVTHLTHIRYLSGFTGSNAALIINKDLSARISTDGRYTTQIAEQVPDIESLMARNCASALLSEIKGPRRIGFEADYLSFSQCEELRKSAGLDVELIPVTGAIEKLRLIKDTLEIESLRSVAEIANTAFQELIDDGLIAAGRTERAIAADLEYRMRIKGAERPSFDTIVASGPNSAKPHHGAGNRVICEGDIVTIDFGAYADGYNSDTTRTVMVGQPTTFAREIYAVVLEAQRAGCAAAGLGTSLVDVDKACREIIEDAGYGEYFVHSTGHGLGLDVHEQPAAAVTGSGVLEENMTLTIEPGIYVPGKGGVRIEDSLVIRGGAAENLTSLPKDLLIL; encoded by the coding sequence ATGCCTTTGGCTGATACTCGTTTTTTACAGCGTCGACGCGCCCTTTCTACACAGCTTGCAGCCAAGCGTATCGACGCTATGTTGGTGACGCATTTGACGCATATTCGCTATTTATCGGGATTTACCGGTTCAAATGCTGCACTAATCATCAATAAGGATTTGTCGGCACGTATTTCAACAGATGGTCGATACACCACACAAATTGCCGAGCAAGTACCAGATATTGAATCTTTAATGGCTCGCAATTGTGCCTCGGCTCTATTATCAGAAATTAAAGGCCCAAGGCGGATCGGATTCGAGGCGGACTACTTATCATTTTCTCAATGCGAAGAATTACGAAAATCAGCCGGCCTCGACGTGGAGTTGATTCCAGTAACTGGAGCCATCGAAAAACTTCGGTTAATAAAAGATACATTGGAAATTGAATCTCTTCGATCGGTAGCAGAAATTGCAAATACCGCTTTTCAGGAACTCATCGATGATGGTCTGATTGCTGCTGGGCGTACTGAACGTGCGATAGCTGCCGATCTGGAATATCGGATGCGTATTAAAGGGGCAGAGCGGCCGAGTTTTGACACTATCGTGGCATCGGGTCCAAATTCGGCAAAACCGCACCATGGTGCCGGTAATCGGGTGATATGCGAAGGGGATATCGTCACTATAGATTTTGGTGCATATGCTGATGGCTATAACTCAGATACGACTCGAACCGTCATGGTTGGGCAACCAACTACATTTGCTCGAGAGATCTACGCAGTAGTTTTAGAAGCCCAGCGGGCAGGTTGTGCTGCTGCTGGACTAGGTACCTCATTGGTAGACGTCGATAAGGCGTGTCGCGAGATCATTGAGGACGCAGGATATGGTGAATATTTTGTTCACTCAACTGGTCACGGTCTGGGATTAGATGTTCACGAACAGCCTGCAGCGGCTGTGACTGGAAGCGGAGTTTTGGAAGAAAACATGACTCTCACTATCGAACCTGGAATTTATGTCCCAGGTAAAGGTGGAGTACGAATCGAAGATTCTCTTGTCATCCGTGGCGGAGCAGCTGAAAACCTTACGAGTCTTCCCAAGGATCTTTTGATACTCTAA
- the aroQ gene encoding type II 3-dehydroquinate dehydratase, translated as MNVVILNGPNLDRLGKRQPDIYGSTTLADVERELFRLAEQLGVNIECKQSNYEGELIDWIHCAADAGNPVIINPGGLTHTSVALRDALAEVSDGPGFIEVHISNIHAREEFRHHSFLSPIATGVIAGLGIIGYELALRYVVSTLDS; from the coding sequence ATGAATGTTGTGATCCTCAACGGGCCGAACTTGGATCGGTTGGGCAAACGACAGCCTGATATCTATGGTTCGACAACTTTGGCAGATGTAGAACGTGAGCTGTTTCGACTCGCTGAGCAGCTAGGTGTCAACATCGAATGTAAACAGTCAAATTATGAAGGTGAGTTGATCGACTGGATACACTGTGCGGCGGATGCAGGTAATCCTGTGATTATCAACCCCGGAGGGTTAACGCATACTTCGGTGGCATTGCGTGATGCTTTGGCTGAGGTATCAGATGGACCCGGGTTTATTGAAGTCCATATTTCGAATATTCATGCGCGAGAAGAATTTAGACACCACAGTTTTTTGTCGCCAATCGCGACTGGAGTTATCGCGGGACTAGGAATAATTGGTTATGAATTAGCCCTCCGATATGTAGTTTCGACTTTAGATTCATAA
- the aroB gene encoding 3-dehydroquinate synthase has protein sequence MPTIEVKSSNPYQVRIDKQLNAEIVTTAELSGAENVVIITQPPLLERAAKLDKMLAQAGLTSHIMAVPDAETGKTLEVAGYCWDQLGEWGFSRSDLVIGFGGGAATDLAGFVAAAWMRGIKVIQVPTTLLAMVDAAVGGKTGINTASGKNLVGAFHEPIAVFIDVDHLESLPQDEIVAGSAEIIKTGFIADPKILELYEEDPAACLLRDGHLPELIARSVAVKSKVVSQDLKESGLREILNYGHTFGHAVELREKFSWRHGDAVAVGMVFIAELANIRGLISNELVEQHRKILKSIGLPTSYPQGHFEELHQGMKHDKKNRKSMIRFVALRNIGDVVRLEGPTDDELLQAYLRLAPEVS, from the coding sequence GTGCCAACTATAGAAGTAAAAAGCAGCAATCCGTATCAAGTACGGATTGATAAACAACTAAACGCTGAGATCGTTACAACAGCAGAACTCAGCGGTGCAGAAAACGTAGTGATCATCACACAACCCCCACTTCTTGAACGTGCTGCAAAGCTCGACAAAATGCTGGCACAAGCAGGACTTACTTCTCATATCATGGCTGTGCCTGATGCTGAAACCGGTAAAACTCTTGAAGTCGCCGGATATTGTTGGGATCAGCTAGGCGAATGGGGATTTTCTCGAAGCGATCTAGTAATTGGATTCGGTGGTGGAGCTGCTACAGATTTGGCCGGATTTGTGGCTGCTGCTTGGATGCGAGGTATAAAAGTAATTCAGGTTCCTACTACGTTATTAGCGATGGTTGACGCAGCCGTGGGGGGGAAGACTGGTATCAATACTGCTTCTGGAAAAAACTTAGTGGGAGCTTTCCATGAGCCGATTGCGGTGTTTATCGATGTTGATCATCTCGAATCATTGCCACAGGATGAGATCGTTGCCGGTTCGGCTGAGATCATAAAAACTGGTTTTATTGCAGATCCTAAAATTCTCGAATTGTATGAGGAAGATCCGGCTGCTTGTCTGCTTAGAGATGGACATCTTCCGGAGCTTATTGCGCGCTCAGTTGCTGTGAAATCAAAAGTTGTCAGTCAAGATTTAAAGGAATCTGGTTTACGCGAGATCCTCAACTATGGGCACACATTTGGACATGCTGTTGAACTGCGTGAAAAGTTCTCATGGCGGCATGGCGATGCTGTTGCCGTAGGCATGGTATTTATCGCGGAGCTAGCCAACATCCGTGGTCTTATTTCAAATGAGCTGGTAGAACAGCATCGTAAAATTCTAAAGTCGATAGGATTGCCCACCTCCTATCCGCAAGGGCACTTTGAAGAACTTCATCAAGGTATGAAACATGATAAGAAGAATCGAAAAAGTATGATTCGATTCGTCGCTTTACGCAACATTGGTGATGTAGTTCGTCTTGAAGGCCCAACTGATGATGAACTTCTCCAAGCATATTTGCGTCTTGCACCGGAGGTGAGCTAA
- a CDS encoding shikimate kinase: MNDQLLELEVSVRVRPIVVLVGPPGAGKTTIGRRLANALHTSVVDSDALIEQHQGKPCGAVFAELGEPNFRALEAEVIDFALTTAGVVSLGGGAVTTESVRQKLREQIVVWIDVSAAEGVRRTAVENSRPLLDTTDPLERYSELLDQRRDFYKEVADYRAHSDGRSPQQIVADILGFLETLR, encoded by the coding sequence ATGAACGATCAGTTACTCGAATTAGAGGTGAGTGTTCGTGTTCGCCCAATCGTTGTTTTAGTAGGTCCACCTGGAGCAGGGAAAACGACCATTGGCCGTCGTCTTGCGAATGCCCTGCATACTTCGGTGGTGGATAGCGATGCGTTGATTGAACAACACCAAGGCAAACCCTGTGGTGCTGTGTTTGCTGAACTCGGTGAGCCAAACTTTCGAGCTTTAGAAGCAGAAGTAATAGACTTTGCTCTCACAACAGCAGGAGTAGTGAGCCTCGGCGGTGGTGCCGTGACAACGGAATCAGTGCGGCAAAAACTTCGAGAGCAAATAGTGGTATGGATAGATGTATCCGCAGCGGAAGGTGTGCGTCGAACTGCAGTTGAAAATTCGAGGCCATTACTGGATACAACGGATCCACTTGAACGCTACAGCGAATTATTAGATCAGCGTCGTGATTTTTATAAAGAAGTAGCAGATTATCGCGCGCACTCAGATGGTCGGAGTCCGCAGCAAATTGTTGCTGATATTTTGGGCTTTCTTGAAACCTTACGTTGA
- the aroC gene encoding chorismate synthase — MLRWTTAGESHGQALIAMLEHMPAGVPISREEISFQLGRRRLGFGRGARMKFEADEVSILGGVRHGYTIGSPIAIMVGNTEWPKWTTIMSADAIDESDPDVVAAMSSGRGARLTRPRPGHADFAGMVKYNHDEARPILERSSARETAARVAAATVARNFLRETLGVEVFSHVISIGRSEIDQTACPTFEDSGRIDDSPVRSASAQAEASMIDQINAAKKQGDTLGGIVEVIVNGLPIGLGSHISGEDRLDAQLAAALMGIQAIKGVEIGDGFEEARRLGSEAHDEIVLRDGVVARQSNRAGGIEGGMTNGESLRVRAAMKPISTVPRALQSIDMDSGKRATGIHQRSDVCAVPAAGVVAEAMVALVLARAVLEKFGGDSLAETKRNIAAYNEYVKTRIAFDGE, encoded by the coding sequence ATGCTTCGTTGGACAACTGCTGGAGAATCACACGGACAAGCATTGATTGCAATGCTCGAACACATGCCTGCTGGTGTGCCTATTAGCCGAGAGGAAATTTCCTTTCAACTAGGCAGACGGCGTCTTGGTTTTGGACGTGGGGCACGAATGAAATTTGAAGCTGATGAGGTAAGTATTCTGGGCGGTGTTCGTCATGGTTATACGATTGGCAGCCCAATCGCAATTATGGTCGGGAACACTGAGTGGCCAAAATGGACGACCATTATGTCTGCAGATGCAATTGACGAGTCTGATCCTGATGTTGTCGCAGCTATGTCTTCTGGACGTGGAGCTCGCTTGACGCGGCCTCGTCCTGGACATGCTGATTTTGCGGGAATGGTTAAATATAACCATGATGAAGCTCGGCCGATATTAGAGCGATCCTCAGCACGAGAGACTGCTGCGCGAGTGGCTGCAGCCACAGTTGCACGGAACTTTCTGCGTGAAACGCTTGGCGTGGAAGTATTCTCGCATGTTATTTCCATTGGACGTTCGGAAATTGATCAAACAGCTTGCCCAACATTTGAGGACTCAGGAAGAATTGATGATTCTCCTGTCCGTTCAGCTTCAGCACAAGCGGAAGCGAGCATGATAGATCAAATTAATGCAGCTAAAAAACAAGGAGATACCCTTGGCGGCATTGTTGAGGTCATCGTTAACGGCCTTCCTATCGGCTTAGGCTCTCATATTTCAGGCGAGGATCGACTAGATGCACAGCTTGCAGCGGCCCTCATGGGCATCCAAGCAATAAAAGGCGTGGAAATCGGTGACGGATTTGAAGAAGCCCGAAGGTTAGGTTCAGAAGCACATGATGAGATTGTGTTGAGGGACGGCGTAGTTGCACGACAAAGTAACAGGGCAGGTGGTATCGAAGGCGGTATGACCAATGGAGAAAGCCTTCGAGTACGTGCGGCAATGAAGCCAATTTCGACCGTGCCTCGAGCATTACAATCCATTGATATGGATTCTGGTAAACGTGCTACTGGAATCCATCAGCGATCTGACGTATGCGCTGTTCCTGCAGCTGGTGTTGTTGCAGAAGCAATGGTTGCGTTGGTTTTAGCACGAGCAGTGTTGGAAAAATTTGGTGGCGATTCCTTAGCAGAGACCAAGCGAAATATCGCTGCTTATAACGAATACGTTAAAACCCGGATTGCATTCGATGGTGAGTAG
- a CDS encoding prepilin peptidase has product MGDALKILGITSIGSWWAFRLILLDCTTRRLPNRYTLSAAACSFIWAVLTQHFEWILYAGIWVLPYVVIGILSAMRGIGGGDIKLSMALGIVSAAHAGAQGVVVASICSSCLSIGLGLILRFLHSKRCNSTKYSNLPHGPSMIIATWFVVVWSQITPT; this is encoded by the coding sequence ATGGGGGACGCACTTAAAATATTGGGAATAACTAGTATTGGATCGTGGTGGGCCTTTCGACTGATTCTGCTTGATTGCACAACTCGTCGTCTGCCTAATCGATATACGTTAAGCGCTGCTGCTTGCTCATTTATATGGGCAGTTTTAACACAGCATTTCGAGTGGATCCTCTACGCGGGAATTTGGGTTTTACCCTATGTCGTTATAGGTATTTTGAGTGCAATGCGAGGAATTGGGGGCGGTGATATAAAACTAAGTATGGCGCTTGGAATCGTGTCGGCAGCACATGCTGGTGCTCAAGGCGTGGTTGTTGCCAGTATTTGCTCTTCATGCTTGTCAATAGGTTTAGGTCTGATTCTTCGATTTCTTCACTCGAAGAGATGTAATTCCACGAAATATAGCAATCTTCCGCATGGTCCAAGCATGATAATAGCGACATGGTTTGTGGTGGTATGGAGTCAAATTACCCCCACATAG
- a CDS encoding shikimate dehydrogenase — protein sequence MIHFRAAVLGHPIEHSLSPLLHNAGYAAIGLSQWSYGRFDCDSQQLSELVDKCDPSFRGFSVTMPCKFEALDYATSVSERAQRIGSANTLVRAENGWYADNTDTEGVRGALEILFSDRGGAVEALKNTRAIVVGAGGTSRPAIWTLGTLGVAEIIVVNRSDRREELEAVLEGESTKISFVGFDANLRSYAQSASVVISTVPSVGVSDYIDDLVHAPVLDVIYDPWPTPLIQHAQKKGVPCIGGHIMLLHQALSQFEQFTGAKAPREAMQKALFDHLFGDK from the coding sequence ATGATTCACTTTCGAGCAGCCGTCTTAGGACACCCCATTGAGCATTCCTTATCTCCGTTACTTCATAACGCTGGTTACGCGGCTATAGGTCTTTCGCAATGGTCTTATGGGCGATTTGATTGTGATTCACAGCAGTTATCTGAATTAGTCGATAAATGTGATCCATCATTTCGGGGCTTTTCGGTAACGATGCCGTGCAAATTTGAGGCGTTAGATTACGCCACGTCGGTAAGCGAACGTGCACAGAGAATTGGTTCTGCAAATACTTTGGTTCGAGCTGAAAATGGCTGGTATGCGGATAACACAGATACCGAGGGGGTTCGCGGTGCCTTGGAGATCCTTTTTAGCGATCGGGGTGGCGCGGTGGAGGCACTCAAAAATACAAGGGCAATAGTTGTCGGTGCTGGAGGTACGTCTCGACCAGCAATCTGGACATTAGGTACTTTAGGCGTCGCAGAAATAATTGTGGTCAATAGAAGCGATCGTCGTGAAGAATTGGAAGCAGTTTTAGAAGGGGAATCCACCAAAATAAGTTTTGTTGGGTTTGATGCAAATCTTCGGTCATATGCACAGTCAGCTTCAGTAGTTATTTCCACTGTGCCGTCTGTTGGAGTATCAGATTATATTGATGACTTGGTTCATGCTCCAGTTCTCGATGTCATTTATGATCCGTGGCCGACACCATTAATCCAACATGCTCAAAAGAAAGGTGTTCCGTGCATAGGTGGACACATAATGCTTTTGCACCAAGCCTTGAGCCAGTTTGAACAATTTACGGGGGCGAAGGCACCTCGCGAAGCAATGCAAAAAGCACTGTTTGACCACCTGTTTGGGGACAAATAA
- the mltG gene encoding endolytic transglycosylase MltG, with amino-acid sequence MRMESKYVKRRQRGLAVLFAALVLIIGSIIYIGVHFVNGGSDYKGAGNGEMALVEIKEGSSLSELGPELAERGIVASNDAFQGAAFSNPGASQVEPGFYRLEKKMSAAEAVKALLDPSRKIDMLEIHGGSTLTDVTVVKGQTRKGIYSMISDVTCSQGSTKCISSEELQQVGATASLEELGVPDWARGAVAARANDPKRLEGLIVPGSYVVNPEKDALGILQDLIKRGAETFEETSLAQRAQTVGLSPYELLTAASLVEREAPAGDFDKVARVILNRLAKPMRLEFDSTVNYGLAEQEVATTNEDRARVTAWNTYAKDGLPDTPIASASVQAIEALENPAEGDWLYFVTIDKNGTTVFTNNFDDHQNATRDSIENGVLDSNR; translated from the coding sequence ATGCGAATGGAAAGTAAATACGTCAAACGGCGTCAACGTGGTTTGGCCGTGTTGTTTGCTGCCTTAGTCTTGATTATTGGTTCGATAATTTACATCGGCGTCCATTTTGTCAACGGAGGGTCCGATTACAAGGGTGCGGGTAACGGAGAGATGGCGCTTGTTGAGATCAAAGAAGGGTCATCTCTTTCCGAACTAGGGCCTGAACTTGCCGAGCGTGGGATCGTCGCAAGTAACGATGCTTTCCAAGGTGCAGCGTTTTCTAATCCGGGGGCAAGCCAAGTTGAGCCAGGTTTTTATCGCCTAGAAAAGAAAATGAGCGCTGCAGAAGCAGTCAAAGCGCTGCTTGATCCTTCGCGTAAGATCGATATGCTCGAAATCCATGGTGGCTCCACATTGACGGACGTCACAGTGGTTAAGGGACAAACACGTAAAGGAATCTACTCAATGATTTCGGACGTGACGTGTTCTCAAGGCTCGACCAAATGTATTAGTTCTGAGGAACTGCAGCAGGTAGGTGCAACAGCATCGTTGGAAGAACTTGGAGTTCCAGATTGGGCTCGGGGTGCAGTTGCTGCGCGTGCAAATGATCCTAAACGGTTGGAAGGCTTGATTGTTCCAGGTTCATATGTTGTTAACCCAGAAAAAGATGCCCTTGGCATTTTGCAGGATCTGATTAAACGTGGTGCCGAAACATTCGAAGAGACTTCACTTGCGCAGCGCGCACAGACTGTTGGTCTGAGTCCTTATGAGTTGCTCACCGCGGCTTCGCTTGTTGAACGCGAAGCGCCAGCAGGGGACTTTGACAAGGTTGCACGTGTCATTCTTAATCGTTTAGCGAAGCCAATGCGTCTTGAGTTTGACTCAACTGTGAACTATGGCTTGGCAGAACAGGAAGTCGCTACGACTAACGAAGACCGCGCTCGCGTGACTGCATGGAATACTTATGCTAAAGATGGGCTACCAGATACTCCGATCGCTAGTGCTTCCGTTCAAGCTATTGAAGCACTTGAAAATCCTGCCGAGGGGGACTGGTTGTACTTCGTAACGATTGATAAAAACGGGACCACTGTGTTCACCAATAATTTTGATGATCACCAAAATGCTACCCGCGATTCGATTGAAAATGGCGTGTTAGATAGCAATCGATAA
- the ruvX gene encoding Holliday junction resolvase RuvX: MVVQPDIPGDNDPGMGRRLGVDVGTVRIGLAMSDSGARIATPFETVARETGLKDSDKQDIDRIAEVICDNHIVEVVVGLPRDLKGNGSKSVKHAKDVAFRIRRRMHKNGCEHVAVKMADERLTTVVATQALRASGVSAKKGRSVVDQAAAVEILQSWLDARNNILENRTTP, encoded by the coding sequence ATGGTAGTTCAACCAGACATTCCCGGAGATAACGATCCCGGCATGGGGCGACGACTCGGCGTTGATGTAGGTACCGTTCGAATTGGATTAGCAATGTCCGATTCTGGTGCTCGTATAGCAACGCCATTTGAAACAGTCGCACGCGAAACAGGGCTTAAAGACAGCGATAAGCAAGACATCGACAGAATCGCAGAAGTAATTTGTGACAATCACATAGTAGAAGTAGTTGTCGGGCTTCCGCGAGATCTAAAAGGCAATGGTTCAAAAAGCGTCAAACATGCCAAAGATGTCGCTTTTAGGATTCGGCGTCGGATGCATAAAAATGGGTGTGAACATGTTGCAGTGAAAATGGCTGATGAGCGTCTGACCACCGTGGTTGCGACGCAAGCTCTCAGAGCCTCTGGTGTTTCAGCGAAAAAGGGGAGAAGCGTTGTTGACCAAGCCGCAGCAGTAGAAATTCTTCAATCTTGGTTGGATGCCCGAAACAACATACTAGAGAATCGGACAACCCCGTAG